A window of the Desulfobacula toluolica Tol2 genome harbors these coding sequences:
- a CDS encoding penicillin-binding protein activator, with protein sequence MKLNLVHKIFIVLVILCFIVFYSCVQKKHQEAIYFPPLPEITPGMANPEVCNQQNHELKEIRRLLSKRKFKAALKIAGTIVESPCSVGNYLTSVELIGDVFKARKEHINAFYFYEEVLKYDISDSKTQTLIKKMVEATSHMRTQKIVSLTPRTNKPNISGLFLFQSGLAKIEAGKEADAIFLLNEFVEKFSQHKDREHAQSLIKQIKEKNDFKKTKIGVLLPLSGYYKIIGHGVLEALKLALKEFNDTHKSKEFYFCVEDTAADSSKAVKAVKKLEKEKVSCIIGPMVNVGSAAAESNKRGIPMIIMSQKSGVTQAGKYVLRNFMTPAMQIRAGISYFVEEYGFTRFSILYPNEKYGISFKDSFSDIVSHYNAKLVSMVSFEPSQTDFFHQINQFIKGYQKIDENGEYVDMNDDETKEKNRIYRAKIDFDVLFIPDTAAKISMIAPQLKYHGIDVALMGTNLWNSKKLLKTKDYVQAAVFPDGFYLGSESKRVTSFVSSYFEVTGNFPGYTESIAYDTAMMFMDALSSPRVRSRQDVITYLQSNMFKKGVTCPTSFDMTGEPVKFLELFQVVGDDIKLIRSCNN encoded by the coding sequence GTGAAACTAAACTTGGTTCATAAAATTTTTATTGTGCTGGTTATCCTCTGTTTTATTGTTTTTTATTCTTGTGTTCAAAAAAAACATCAGGAGGCCATTTATTTTCCTCCGCTTCCTGAGATAACGCCTGGTATGGCAAATCCTGAAGTCTGTAACCAACAAAATCATGAGCTAAAAGAGATAAGAAGGCTGTTGTCGAAAAGAAAATTCAAAGCAGCATTAAAAATAGCGGGTACAATTGTTGAAAGCCCTTGTTCTGTTGGAAATTATTTAACGTCTGTGGAGTTGATCGGTGACGTTTTTAAAGCGAGAAAAGAGCATATAAATGCATTTTATTTTTATGAAGAAGTCCTGAAGTATGACATAAGTGACTCCAAGACCCAAACCCTGATAAAAAAAATGGTTGAGGCTACTTCTCATATGAGGACTCAAAAGATTGTATCTTTAACACCCCGGACAAACAAACCAAATATTTCCGGACTATTCCTTTTTCAGTCAGGATTAGCAAAAATAGAGGCCGGCAAAGAAGCAGATGCGATTTTCCTTTTGAATGAGTTTGTTGAAAAATTTTCGCAGCACAAAGACAGGGAGCATGCTCAATCGCTGATAAAGCAAATAAAAGAAAAAAATGATTTTAAAAAAACGAAAATAGGCGTTTTGCTGCCTTTAAGCGGATATTATAAAATAATAGGCCATGGTGTATTGGAAGCCCTTAAACTTGCACTTAAAGAGTTTAATGACACTCATAAATCAAAGGAATTTTATTTTTGCGTTGAAGATACTGCCGCTGATTCGTCCAAGGCTGTAAAGGCAGTCAAAAAACTGGAAAAAGAAAAGGTTTCCTGCATTATCGGCCCGATGGTAAATGTTGGTTCTGCTGCGGCTGAATCCAACAAACGTGGCATTCCAATGATTATTATGTCCCAGAAATCCGGTGTGACACAGGCAGGCAAGTATGTTTTAAGAAATTTTATGACGCCGGCCATGCAGATAAGAGCAGGAATCTCTTATTTTGTCGAAGAGTACGGATTTACGAGGTTCTCCATTTTATATCCCAATGAAAAATACGGCATTTCGTTTAAAGACAGTTTCAGTGATATTGTTTCGCATTATAATGCAAAATTGGTTTCAATGGTTTCTTTTGAGCCGTCTCAAACCGATTTTTTTCATCAGATTAATCAATTTATCAAAGGATATCAAAAGATTGATGAAAACGGTGAATATGTTGATATGAACGATGATGAAACAAAAGAAAAAAACAGGATATACAGGGCCAAGATTGATTTTGACGTATTGTTTATTCCTGATACGGCAGCCAAGATCAGCATGATTGCACCCCAACTCAAATATCACGGGATTGACGTAGCGCTAATGGGAACCAATCTCTGGAATTCAAAAAAACTGCTCAAGACAAAAGATTATGTCCAGGCAGCTGTTTTTCCGGATGGGTTTTATTTGGGTTCCGAATCAAAAAGGGTGACAAGCTTTGTTTCATCCTATTTTGAAGTCACGGGCAATTTTCCAGGTTATACCGAATCAATTGCCTATGATACTGCCATGATGTTTATGGACGCCTTGTCTTCTCCAAGGGTCAGGTCAAGACAAGATGTGATAACATATCTTCAGTCAAACATGTTTAAAAAGGGCGTAACCTGCCCGACATCGTTTGATATGACAGGAGAACCTGTCAAATTTCTTGAACTGTTCCAGGTGGTGGGTGACGATATAAAATTAATCAGATCCTGCAATAATTAA
- the rpsF gene encoding 30S ribosomal protein S6 produces the protein MRKYETIFISDPDLQDQTRKELFDKIRNIITKENGILLNFDEWGNKKLAYEIKKKLRGHYVCITYGGTGDLVKELERNMRLSDAVLKFMTILLSDDVTREQLEKEVREAQEAEEQSKQAETAKAETAEEAVEAPVEEEASNEDEKVEETE, from the coding sequence ATGAGGAAGTATGAAACTATTTTTATTTCTGACCCTGACCTTCAGGATCAAACCCGTAAGGAATTGTTTGATAAAATCAGAAATATTATTACCAAAGAAAATGGTATCCTTTTAAATTTTGATGAATGGGGCAACAAAAAGCTTGCCTATGAAATCAAGAAAAAATTACGTGGCCATTATGTTTGCATCACTTACGGCGGAACAGGCGATCTTGTAAAAGAGCTTGAGAGAAATATGCGGTTAAGCGATGCTGTATTAAAATTTATGACAATCCTTCTTTCTGATGATGTGACAAGAGAACAACTTGAAAAAGAGGTGCGCGAAGCACAGGAAGCAGAAGAGCAATCCAAACAGGCAGAGACGGCAAAAGCGGAAACTGCAGAAGAAGCTGTGGAAGCGCCTGTAGAAGAAGAAGCTTCCAATGAAGATGAAAAAGTTGAGGAAACCGAATAA
- the rpsR gene encoding 30S ribosomal protein S18: MYDRKNKRGGGKNKFYQRRKICRFCVDNDLEIDYKTPKALRQFITERGKIIPRRITGTCAKHQRQLTVAVKQARQIALLPFVGRPMY, encoded by the coding sequence ATGTACGACCGTAAAAACAAAAGAGGCGGTGGTAAAAACAAATTTTATCAACGTCGTAAAATATGCAGATTCTGTGTGGACAATGACCTTGAAATAGACTACAAAACTCCGAAAGCACTCAGGCAATTCATTACGGAACGCGGAAAAATAATCCCCAGAAGAATCACTGGAACCTGTGCCAAACACCAGCGTCAGCTTACCGTAGCTGTCAAGCAGGCTCGCCAGATAGCATTGCTGCCGTTTGTCGGCAGACCAATGTATTAA
- a CDS encoding DUF2232 domain-containing protein yields MTGTLIQISAIRDILTGILLCMLIIAIMHIIPLIGIFAWMFLPLPVLFYRLKTGRNGGGIIMMASLAVLIVFTSNVAFNTLYFGSLLMTGFFLGEFIEKHLSIEKIILYTCLAVFGACVSAVLVYSSTQSRGIEQLITDYVSRYHALSSQLFSESAQLYPDMKVDRQMLERASSLFVSAFPGIFINSYLTMVWLNILLIKKLLLKKGITVQSIENLNQWKAPDYLVFGVIGLSVAIFLPLGVLKLLAVNCLIILMFVYFFQGIAVVSFFFQTKRAPFALRFFFYVLITIQPLFMFLVIGFGLFDTWFNFRKLDTVV; encoded by the coding sequence GTGACAGGCACTCTCATACAAATTTCAGCAATCAGGGATATTCTAACCGGTATCCTCTTATGTATGCTGATCATTGCCATCATGCACATCATACCGTTGATCGGTATCTTTGCCTGGATGTTCCTTCCTTTGCCGGTTCTGTTTTACAGACTCAAGACAGGAAGAAACGGTGGCGGGATTATCATGATGGCCAGTTTGGCTGTGCTGATTGTATTTACCAGTAATGTTGCATTCAATACACTCTACTTTGGTTCATTATTGATGACAGGTTTTTTCCTTGGCGAATTCATAGAAAAGCACTTGAGTATTGAAAAAATAATACTATACACATGCCTTGCGGTTTTCGGGGCATGTGTGTCTGCCGTGCTTGTTTATTCTTCAACTCAAAGCCGGGGAATTGAACAATTAATTACAGATTATGTTTCCAGGTATCATGCCTTGTCATCCCAACTTTTTTCAGAATCTGCTCAGCTCTACCCGGACATGAAAGTTGACCGGCAAATGCTTGAACGAGCAAGTTCATTGTTTGTCAGTGCTTTTCCGGGAATCTTTATCAATTCATACCTGACAATGGTATGGCTGAACATTTTATTGATAAAAAAACTATTGTTGAAAAAAGGGATCACAGTTCAAAGTATTGAAAATTTAAATCAATGGAAAGCACCCGATTACCTGGTCTTTGGTGTAATTGGTTTATCTGTTGCAATATTTTTACCCTTGGGAGTGTTAAAACTGCTTGCGGTAAACTGCTTGATCATTTTAATGTTTGTATATTTTTTCCAGGGAATTGCAGTGGTATCATTTTTTTTTCAAACAAAAAGAGCCCCTTTTGCATTAAGATTTTTTTTTTACGTCTTGATTACAATTCAACCTCTTTTTATGTTCCTTGTAATCGGATTCGGATTATTTGATACCTGGTTCAATTTTAGAAAACTTGATACGGTTGTGTGA
- the rplI gene encoding 50S ribosomal protein L9 produces MRVILKETIDTLGIAGTECDVAAGYGRNYLLPQSKAILATPQNRKVMEQAKAKLELQIAKERKLAEEMADKIKTVVCTIKAKVHEDVRLYGSVTTHDIKEALNKQDITLERRAILLAEPIKEIGEYKVPIRLYKDVEPEITVNVIEEEKEEK; encoded by the coding sequence ATGAGAGTTATATTAAAAGAAACCATTGACACGCTGGGCATCGCCGGGACAGAATGTGATGTGGCGGCCGGTTATGGCCGCAACTATCTGCTGCCCCAGAGCAAGGCCATCCTTGCGACCCCCCAGAACAGAAAAGTCATGGAACAGGCAAAAGCAAAGCTTGAGCTTCAAATTGCCAAAGAACGCAAACTTGCCGAGGAAATGGCTGATAAAATCAAAACCGTGGTATGTACAATTAAAGCCAAAGTACATGAAGATGTCCGCCTTTATGGGTCTGTTACAACCCATGATATCAAAGAAGCCCTGAACAAACAGGACATCACGCTGGAACGCCGTGCCATCCTTCTTGCCGAGCCCATAAAAGAGATCGGTGAATATAAAGTTCCCATACGTCTTTACAAGGATGTTGAGCCTGAAATTACGGTAAATGTCATTGAAGAAGAAAAAGAAGAAAAATAA
- the dnaB gene encoding replicative DNA helicase → MPIKNKIATDPLLSRTPPHDLDAEESILSAIFINNNSLHDIIDILSPEDFYKGAHKKIFKVIIELALREEPADLVTVANRLKEKDELESIGGAAYLAAISDAAPIAVNAVHYAKIIHGKASLRQMITAASDIIERCLKDKGDVEEIIDFAESSIFNIAEKKSKSSFQSLGELISLNIDKLEEQQGKDGGLSGLSTGYTKLNNITSGLQKSDLIILAARPSMGKTAFALNMARNVAVEERKPVAVFSLEMSNEQLSMRLLTSEARIDSNRLRTGFINQEDWQNATDAAGVLNDLPIFIDDTPNITAMEIRAKARKLYQKHNEIGLIIIDYLQLMRPPFKTDRRDLEIAEISRSLKALAKELEVPIIALSQLNRMLEQRADKRPMLSDLRESGALEQDADIVAFIYRDEVYNKEADNPKKGTAEIIVAKNRNGATGTAFMHFMGQYTRFEELAPDSYQEFQ, encoded by the coding sequence GTGCCCATAAAAAATAAAATAGCCACAGACCCGCTTCTCAGCAGAACACCTCCCCATGACCTTGATGCGGAAGAATCCATATTAAGCGCCATATTTATCAATAACAACAGTCTTCATGATATTATTGATATTCTATCTCCGGAGGACTTTTACAAAGGCGCCCATAAAAAAATATTCAAGGTAATTATCGAGCTTGCCCTCAGGGAAGAACCTGCAGACCTTGTTACAGTTGCCAATCGGCTCAAGGAAAAAGATGAACTTGAAAGTATTGGTGGTGCCGCCTATCTTGCAGCCATTTCCGATGCAGCCCCAATTGCTGTAAATGCCGTCCATTATGCCAAAATCATTCATGGCAAGGCGTCTTTAAGACAAATGATCACGGCTGCTTCAGATATTATTGAAAGATGTCTGAAAGACAAAGGTGATGTGGAAGAAATTATTGATTTTGCTGAAAGCTCGATCTTTAATATAGCAGAAAAAAAATCAAAAAGTTCATTTCAAAGCCTGGGAGAGCTGATAAGTTTAAATATTGACAAACTTGAAGAGCAGCAGGGAAAAGACGGCGGATTATCAGGACTTTCCACAGGATATACAAAATTAAACAATATCACATCAGGACTGCAAAAATCCGATCTGATTATTCTGGCGGCAAGGCCCAGCATGGGAAAAACCGCTTTTGCCTTGAACATGGCCAGGAATGTTGCCGTTGAAGAACGCAAACCCGTTGCTGTTTTTTCTCTTGAAATGTCCAATGAGCAACTTTCCATGAGACTTTTGACATCCGAGGCCCGCATAGATTCAAACAGGCTTCGAACCGGTTTTATCAACCAGGAAGACTGGCAAAACGCAACAGATGCGGCAGGCGTTTTAAATGACTTGCCAATTTTCATAGATGATACGCCCAACATTACTGCAATGGAAATACGGGCAAAGGCAAGAAAGCTGTATCAAAAGCACAATGAAATCGGGCTGATTATTATAGATTACCTCCAGCTGATGAGGCCCCCGTTTAAAACAGATCGAAGAGACCTGGAAATTGCAGAAATTTCAAGATCTTTAAAAGCTCTTGCCAAAGAACTTGAGGTGCCTATCATTGCTTTGTCCCAGCTGAACCGTATGCTTGAACAACGCGCGGACAAACGTCCCATGCTGTCTGATCTTCGCGAGTCAGGCGCCCTTGAACAGGATGCGGATATTGTGGCTTTCATTTACAGAGATGAGGTCTATAATAAGGAAGCAGACAATCCTAAAAAAGGTACTGCGGAAATCATTGTTGCCAAAAACAGGAACGGTGCTACAGGCACAGCGTTCATGCATTTTATGGGTCAATACACCCGTTTTGAAGAACTTGCACCGGATTCATATCAGGAATTTCAATGA
- the hflX gene encoding GTPase HflX translates to MKKKLHGNTSGLRNTQIKKIETLYNYSTPPEYLADPELAQFLVDLSHDIRRQIGLLIDRNGKIIYVIVGEPHRVVIPITSGYMAIPGKLKGLRLIHTHLKDEPLTRDDLTDLALLRLDYITAICITQNGKPGSVYSGHILPDEDSDPYQVLEPATIKDLNNDCLAQIIALESELTRKNSLYRPETGRENAFLINATTLDTKEAYASIEELKELCKTSHINVIGTAVQRRKAIDPKFVVGKGKLSSLIIKAIQNYATLLVFDRELSASQIRSITDFVEMKVIDRTQLILDIFAKQAKSREGKFQVELAQMEYLLPRLISKNTAMSRLTGGIGGRGPGETKLELNRRRVREKINQLKKEIAKIRKQRQQQKSRRKRKELPIISIVGYTNAGKSTLLNTLTQSRITAANRLFATLDPSSRRLRFPRDTEVIITDTVGFIQDLPKELMEAFHATLDELSDADIILHVIDISNPRYRQQKESVEKILKNLKLEHIPTLYIFNKTDKISLDDFDDQWLLNQGFPVCATQKQSLKLLVEKLESMVKT, encoded by the coding sequence ATGAAGAAAAAACTGCACGGTAACACTTCAGGTCTGAGAAATACTCAGATCAAAAAAATAGAAACTCTTTATAACTACAGTACACCGCCCGAGTATCTTGCAGATCCTGAACTTGCACAATTTCTGGTTGATCTGTCCCATGATATCCGGCGTCAGATAGGTCTGCTCATCGACCGGAACGGAAAAATCATTTATGTCATTGTCGGGGAACCCCACAGAGTCGTCATCCCGATAACCTCCGGATATATGGCCATTCCCGGCAAGCTCAAGGGGCTTCGCCTGATCCACACCCATTTAAAAGACGAACCCCTGACCCGTGATGATTTAACAGACCTTGCTCTCTTGCGCCTGGACTATATCACGGCCATTTGCATCACACAAAACGGGAAACCCGGATCTGTGTATTCAGGACACATTCTCCCGGATGAGGACTCAGATCCTTACCAGGTTCTTGAACCCGCCACCATCAAAGACCTGAATAATGATTGCCTGGCTCAAATTATTGCGCTTGAATCGGAATTAACCAGGAAAAATTCTTTATACAGACCTGAAACAGGCCGGGAAAATGCATTTTTAATCAACGCAACCACTTTGGATACAAAAGAAGCCTATGCCTCTATTGAAGAACTCAAAGAGCTGTGCAAAACAAGTCATATAAATGTAATCGGCACAGCCGTTCAAAGAAGAAAAGCAATTGATCCAAAATTCGTGGTGGGCAAGGGAAAGCTCTCCAGCCTTATTATCAAGGCGATTCAAAACTATGCCACCCTGCTGGTGTTTGACCGGGAATTGTCAGCATCCCAGATTCGGTCTATTACTGATTTTGTTGAAATGAAAGTCATTGACCGCACTCAGCTGATCCTTGATATTTTTGCCAAACAGGCAAAATCAAGAGAAGGCAAGTTTCAGGTGGAACTGGCCCAGATGGAATATCTTCTGCCAAGGCTGATTAGCAAGAATACTGCCATGTCAAGGTTGACCGGTGGAATTGGCGGCAGGGGGCCGGGTGAAACAAAACTTGAACTCAACCGGCGGCGGGTCAGAGAAAAAATCAACCAGCTGAAAAAAGAGATCGCTAAAATCCGCAAACAGCGGCAGCAGCAAAAATCTCGGCGTAAAAGAAAAGAACTGCCCATTATTTCAATTGTAGGGTATACAAATGCCGGTAAGTCCACTTTACTGAACACATTGACACAAAGCAGGATTACGGCTGCCAACCGCCTTTTTGCCACACTTGATCCATCCAGCAGACGTCTGCGGTTTCCCAGAGATACGGAAGTCATTATCACCGATACGGTCGGTTTTATCCAGGATCTTCCCAAAGAGCTTATGGAAGCATTCCATGCCACTTTGGATGAACTGTCGGATGCCGATATTATCCTTCATGTAATAGATATCAGCAATCCGCGTTACCGGCAGCAAAAAGAATCAGTTGAAAAAATTCTTAAAAATTTAAAGTTGGAACACATTCCAACCCTTTATATTTTTAACAAAACAGATAAAATAAGTCTTGATGACTTTGATGATCAATGGTTGCTGAACCAGGGTTTTCCTGTTTGTGCAACTCAAAAGCAATCTTTAAAACTGTTGGTGGAAAAATTAGAATCAATGGTTAAAACCTAA
- a CDS encoding FAD-binding oxidoreductase has product MGLSGTLYRQLQKISGKQNCTREKEDLLCYAYDSTGTCFLPDAVIFPGSEKEVSRILKFASKERLIVVPRGTGSGMTGGAVPVKGGLVLVTTRMNKIFDVDENNLIVRVQPGVIVADIHKIAEQKGLFYPPDPSSSSVCTIGGNIGECAGGPKAVKYGVTRDYVLGLRAVLPSGEVIQTGVSTAKGVAGYDLTRLIVGSEGTLAVVTEITLKLLPKPDAVKTMAVFFDSMQMAAKTVSNIMREAVVPRCVEYLDEACLHLVQESLSFELPRGIKALLIIELDGDMADVEKDAKKIKELCLSYGAMEVMVAKDQTEAQKLWDARKALSPVLYKIATNKINEDIVVPIDKIPEMVQVTQDLQKKFGLKVVSFGHAGDGNIHCNIMYHKADKDESKRAQKAVDELFEATLNLGGTITGEHGVGITKIKYLPMEIGTTQIELMKGIKKVFDPQNILNPGKIFC; this is encoded by the coding sequence ATGGGACTTTCCGGTACTCTTTACAGACAGCTTCAAAAGATATCAGGAAAACAAAATTGCACCAGAGAAAAAGAAGACCTGTTGTGTTACGCATATGATTCCACAGGGACATGTTTTCTGCCTGATGCTGTTATCTTTCCAGGGTCTGAGAAAGAAGTTTCCCGGATTTTAAAATTTGCATCAAAAGAAAGATTGATTGTGGTTCCCCGTGGCACGGGTTCCGGGATGACCGGAGGGGCAGTGCCGGTTAAAGGCGGACTGGTGCTGGTAACAACCCGTATGAATAAGATTTTTGATGTTGATGAAAACAATCTTATCGTGAGGGTTCAACCAGGTGTGATTGTCGCGGATATCCACAAAATCGCAGAGCAAAAAGGTCTGTTTTATCCTCCTGATCCGTCAAGTTCATCCGTGTGTACAATTGGAGGGAATATCGGTGAATGTGCAGGTGGGCCAAAGGCCGTAAAATACGGAGTGACACGGGATTATGTCCTGGGGTTGAGGGCGGTATTGCCTTCCGGTGAGGTGATTCAAACCGGCGTATCCACTGCAAAAGGGGTGGCCGGATACGATCTGACCCGATTGATTGTAGGATCTGAAGGAACATTGGCTGTGGTCACTGAAATTACCTTAAAGCTGTTGCCCAAGCCGGATGCCGTTAAAACAATGGCTGTGTTTTTTGACAGCATGCAAATGGCTGCGAAAACCGTATCCAATATTATGAGAGAAGCCGTAGTCCCAAGATGTGTTGAATATCTGGATGAAGCCTGTCTGCATCTTGTACAAGAGTCCCTCAGTTTTGAGTTGCCCAGAGGGATTAAAGCTCTGTTGATCATAGAACTGGATGGAGATATGGCGGATGTTGAAAAAGATGCCAAAAAGATTAAAGAATTATGTTTATCCTATGGTGCTATGGAGGTGATGGTCGCAAAAGATCAAACAGAGGCGCAAAAACTTTGGGACGCCAGAAAAGCATTGTCACCGGTGCTGTATAAAATTGCAACCAACAAGATCAATGAAGATATTGTTGTTCCCATTGATAAAATTCCTGAAATGGTTCAGGTGACTCAGGATTTACAAAAAAAGTTCGGTTTAAAAGTGGTCAGTTTCGGTCATGCAGGGGATGGAAATATTCATTGTAATATCATGTATCATAAAGCAGATAAAGATGAGTCAAAAAGAGCCCAAAAAGCAGTTGATGAACTTTTTGAAGCGACTTTGAATCTGGGGGGCACCATTACCGGAGAACATGGTGTCGGTATAACCAAAATTAAATACCTGCCCATGGAAATAGGTACAACACAAATTGAACTGATGAAAGGGATTAAAAAAGTATTTGATCCTCAGAATATATTAAACCCCGGCAAGATTTTTTGCTAA
- the dnaA gene encoding chromosomal replication initiator protein DnaA: protein MKNIESCWTEVKGRIKKTLPDHSYRMWIDPVELLDFDQDHLELSSPNDYFIKRLKDNYLLTFKEEFSKLGVDDIRIDFKVSSKKETGSGKNNKTSDTVSAIPLVANRSKQLELPGLQLKFNNGRMFKKGFTFDDFVVGDNSNFAYSASLSLAQGNINGSSILYLLSKTGLGKSHLSQAVGYHIIKNSQSKRVYYVTAEDFTNEMIFSLKNKTIEQFKEKFRRKCDVLILEDVHFLSGKDATQSELAVTLDYLLEADKKIIFSGCELPDEIPKLNDQLRSRLTLGLVTEIGKPDYSTRVRILKKKSKSFGCKIPNHVTEYIAQELSDDVRQLESGLFGVAAKGQLMGYNIDIELAKSVLANITNVKKRISIESIKKLVCKEFSLSEEDIVSPSRKKRIVKPRQMAIFLSKKYTDQPIKKIGTSFNRYHATAIYSINAVEKELKQKGVLFEQMNYLSKKIEAGKL from the coding sequence TTGAAAAATATAGAATCATGCTGGACAGAAGTAAAAGGCCGTATTAAAAAAACATTACCTGATCATAGTTATAGGATGTGGATAGACCCGGTTGAACTTCTGGATTTTGATCAGGATCATCTTGAATTGTCCAGCCCTAACGACTATTTTATCAAACGGTTAAAAGACAATTATCTTTTAACTTTTAAAGAAGAATTTTCAAAATTAGGGGTGGATGATATACGTATTGATTTTAAGGTGTCTTCCAAAAAAGAAACAGGTTCAGGGAAAAATAATAAAACTTCAGACACTGTTTCAGCCATTCCTCTGGTGGCTAACCGGTCAAAACAATTGGAGCTTCCAGGACTACAGTTAAAATTTAACAATGGACGGATGTTTAAAAAAGGATTTACATTTGATGATTTTGTTGTAGGGGATAATTCAAATTTTGCCTATTCCGCATCTTTGTCCCTTGCCCAGGGAAACATCAACGGATCAAGCATTCTTTATCTTTTATCAAAAACAGGTCTTGGAAAAAGTCATTTGTCCCAGGCTGTCGGATATCATATTATTAAGAACAGCCAGTCAAAAAGAGTCTATTATGTAACAGCGGAAGATTTTACCAATGAGATGATTTTTTCTTTGAAAAATAAGACTATAGAACAGTTTAAAGAGAAATTCAGAAGAAAATGTGATGTGTTGATTTTAGAAGATGTTCATTTTTTATCAGGCAAGGATGCAACACAAAGTGAACTTGCCGTTACATTGGATTATCTTCTTGAAGCGGATAAAAAAATTATATTTTCAGGGTGTGAGCTTCCAGATGAGATCCCAAAACTCAATGATCAGCTAAGATCCAGATTAACTCTTGGGCTTGTTACGGAAATTGGAAAACCTGATTATTCAACACGAGTCAGAATATTAAAAAAGAAATCAAAAAGTTTCGGGTGTAAAATTCCCAATCATGTGACCGAGTATATTGCCCAGGAATTAAGTGACGATGTCCGGCAGTTGGAAAGCGGTCTGTTTGGTGTGGCGGCAAAAGGTCAGCTGATGGGATATAATATTGATATTGAGCTTGCAAAAAGCGTGTTGGCCAATATTACCAATGTAAAGAAAAGAATTTCGATTGAATCCATTAAAAAGCTGGTTTGCAAAGAATTTTCGCTTTCAGAAGAAGATATCGTATCGCCTTCCAGGAAAAAAAGAATTGTAAAACCACGGCAAATGGCAATTTTTCTTTCCAAAAAATATACAGACCAACCAATAAAAAAAATCGGCACAAGTTTTAACCGGTATCATGCGACTGCCATATATTCCATCAATGCAGTTGAAAAAGAGTTAAAGCAAAAAGGGGTTCTGTTTGAGCAAATGAACTATCTTTCCAAGAAAATCGAAGCAGGAAAACTCTAA
- the pdxA gene encoding 4-hydroxythreonine-4-phosphate dehydrogenase PdxA: MKHSNARHIIGITMGDPVGIGPEILVKALNDSTLYAVCKPLILGDSHIIKKALSLLNISNNINIIDNPEQGKYQSGTLDIMDISTIDTNQSDLSYPTVETGTAMQNYITCAIDLALAGRIAGLVTCPITKTAMKLAGSQFHGHTELLAHRTDAKEYAMMLTGNRLKVILVTIHIPLSRVSESLTTQGILKKIKLAHTSLKDRFNIPMPNIAVAGLNPHAGEESMFGREEEDIIAPAVMLAKEEGLKVTGPLPPDTVFYQAVNGRYDAVICMYHDQGLIPFKLIHFKDGVNTTLGLSIIRTSVDHGTAYDIAWQGIADPSSLIQAVKTAAFQAQNRKREQIENENKW, translated from the coding sequence ATGAAACATTCAAACGCCCGGCACATTATCGGCATAACCATGGGAGACCCTGTGGGAATAGGTCCAGAGATACTTGTAAAAGCCTTAAACGATTCAACTCTTTATGCTGTGTGCAAACCGCTTATTCTTGGTGACTCCCATATTATAAAAAAGGCCTTAAGTCTTTTAAATATCAGCAACAATATTAATATCATAGACAACCCTGAACAAGGCAAATATCAATCCGGCACTCTGGATATCATGGATATTTCAACTATTGACACAAATCAATCCGATCTTTCATACCCAACAGTTGAAACCGGAACCGCCATGCAAAATTATATCACCTGTGCAATTGATCTTGCCCTTGCCGGACGTATTGCAGGTCTTGTCACTTGCCCCATCACAAAAACGGCCATGAAACTTGCCGGTTCTCAATTTCATGGCCACACAGAACTGCTGGCGCATCGGACAGATGCCAAAGAATACGCCATGATGCTGACCGGCAATAGGCTTAAAGTCATCCTGGTCACGATTCATATTCCGTTATCCCGGGTGTCTGAAAGTCTGACCACACAAGGGATTCTCAAGAAAATAAAACTGGCCCACACCTCTTTAAAAGACCGGTTCAATATTCCAATGCCAAACATTGCCGTTGCAGGACTCAATCCCCATGCCGGAGAAGAATCCATGTTTGGAAGAGAAGAAGAAGACATTATTGCGCCTGCGGTAATGCTTGCCAAAGAAGAAGGATTAAAGGTTACAGGCCCTCTGCCTCCGGATACTGTTTTTTACCAGGCCGTCAATGGCCGTTATGATGCTGTTATCTGCATGTACCATGACCAGGGTCTGATTCCATTTAAACTCATTCATTTTAAAGACGGCGTCAACACCACACTGGGCCTTTCAATTATCAGGACATCCGTAGATCACGGAACCGCCTATGATATTGCCTGGCAGGGAATTGCAGACCCTTCAAGCCTGATTCAAGCCGTTAAAACAGCCGCATTCCAGGCTCAAAACAGAAAACGAGAACAAATAGAAAACGAGAACAAATGGTAA